A window of the Bacteroides thetaiotaomicron VPI-5482 genome harbors these coding sequences:
- the arsA gene encoding arsenical pump-driving ATPase codes for MKAFNLSDIELTKYLFFTGKGGVGKTSIACATAVGLADKGEKILLISTDPASNLQDVFNQTLNGHGTAISEVPGLTVVNLDPEQAAAEYRESVIAPFRGQLPESVIQNMEEQLSGSCTVEIAAFNEFSDFITDADKAKEYDHIIFDTAPTGHTLRMLQLPSAWSTFISESTHGASCLGQLSGLEERKGIYKQAVDTLSDTSATRLVLVSRPEIAPLKEAARSSHELQLLGIKNQLLVINGVLQQLDEADNVSQQLYNRQQKALQSMPIALSEYPMYSVPLRSYNLSNIANIRRMLYSDSITNEIRYQPITDSKSIDELVNDLYTSGKRVVFTMGKGGVGKTTLATEIALKLTKLGAKVHLTTTDPANHLNYDFAIKSGITVSHIDEAEVLEKYKNEVRSKAAETMTAEDMEYIEEDLRSPCTQEIAVFKAFAEIVDKAENEIVVIDTAPTGHTLLLLDATQSYHKEVERTQGEVTGAVANLLPRLRNPQETEVVIVTLPEATPVFEAERLQMDLQRAGINNKWWVVNACLSLTNTANSFLQAKAQSELTWIKKVEELSKGNTALIEWKNL; via the coding sequence ATGAAAGCATTTAATTTATCCGATATAGAACTAACAAAATACTTATTCTTCACAGGAAAAGGTGGAGTAGGAAAAACCTCTATTGCTTGCGCTACGGCAGTGGGATTAGCTGATAAAGGGGAGAAAATTCTTCTTATCAGTACAGACCCGGCTTCTAACCTGCAAGATGTTTTCAATCAAACCCTAAACGGACATGGTACAGCTATTTCAGAAGTACCGGGGCTGACGGTCGTAAACCTTGACCCTGAACAGGCAGCAGCAGAGTACAGGGAAAGTGTGATTGCACCTTTTAGAGGACAATTACCTGAAAGCGTTATTCAAAATATGGAAGAACAACTTTCAGGCTCTTGTACGGTAGAAATCGCTGCCTTTAATGAGTTTTCAGACTTTATCACCGATGCTGATAAAGCGAAGGAATACGACCACATTATTTTTGATACAGCACCTACCGGACACACATTGCGAATGTTGCAGCTTCCATCGGCATGGAGTACATTTATTAGTGAAAGTACACATGGCGCATCTTGTTTAGGACAATTATCAGGCTTGGAAGAAAGGAAAGGTATCTATAAACAGGCGGTTGATACATTGTCTGATACAAGCGCAACCCGGTTAGTATTGGTAAGCCGTCCTGAAATAGCACCGTTGAAAGAAGCTGCCCGTTCTTCGCATGAATTACAACTATTGGGAATTAAAAATCAGCTATTGGTGATAAATGGTGTTTTACAGCAATTAGATGAAGCAGACAATGTTTCACAACAACTGTATAACAGGCAGCAAAAGGCGTTACAAAGTATGCCTATTGCATTATCTGAATATCCCATGTATAGCGTTCCTCTGCGTTCTTACAATTTATCCAATATTGCCAATATCCGCCGTATGCTATACAGTGATAGTATTACGAATGAAATTCGTTATCAGCCGATAACTGATAGCAAAAGTATAGATGAATTGGTAAATGACCTCTATACTTCCGGTAAACGAGTAGTGTTCACAATGGGAAAAGGTGGCGTAGGAAAAACGACCTTAGCCACAGAAATAGCCTTGAAATTAACAAAGCTCGGTGCAAAGGTTCATCTTACCACTACTGACCCGGCAAATCACCTGAACTATGATTTTGCCATCAAATCAGGTATTACGGTAAGCCATATAGACGAAGCGGAAGTGCTGGAAAAATACAAGAATGAAGTTCGTAGCAAAGCTGCCGAAACCATGACTGCCGAAGATATGGAATATATAGAGGAAGATTTACGTTCACCATGTACGCAAGAAATCGCCGTATTTAAGGCTTTTGCTGAAATTGTAGATAAAGCGGAGAATGAAATCGTAGTGATTGATACTGCACCAACAGGACATACTTTGTTGCTTTTGGATGCTACCCAAAGCTATCACAAAGAAGTAGAACGTACACAGGGAGAAGTAACCGGAGCAGTAGCCAATTTATTACCCCGTTTACGCAATCCACAGGAAACGGAAGTAGTAATAGTCACTTTACCCGAAGCAACACCTGTTTTTGAAGCAGAACGCCTACAAATGGATTTGCAGCGTGCCGGGATTAACAACAAATGGTGGGTAGTAAATGCCTGTTTGTCATTGACAAATACAGCAAATTCATTTTTGCAAGCAAAAGCGCAAAGTGAATTGACTTGGATTAAGAAAGTAGAAGAATTGTCAAAGGGCAATACTGCCCTGATTGAATGGAAAAACTTATAA
- the arsD gene encoding arsenite efflux transporter metallochaperone ArsD has product MKTIEIFDPAMCCPTGLCGTNINPELMRIAVVIETLKRQGVVVTRHNLRDEPQVYVSNKTVNQYLQKNGAEALPITLVDGEIAVSKDYPTTKQMSEWTGINLDLMPVK; this is encoded by the coding sequence ATGAAAACAATAGAAATTTTTGACCCGGCAATGTGTTGCCCTACGGGTTTGTGTGGAACTAATATTAATCCTGAATTAATGAGGATAGCCGTTGTTATCGAAACATTGAAAAGACAGGGTGTTGTTGTTACCCGTCATAATTTGCGGGACGAACCGCAAGTTTATGTAAGTAACAAGACTGTAAACCAATATCTTCAAAAGAATGGTGCAGAAGCACTGCCTATTACTTTGGTGGATGGTGAAATTGCAGTTTCTAAAGATTATCCCACAACTAAACAAATGAGTGAATGGACAGGAATTAATTTAGACTTGATGCCCGTTAAATAA
- a CDS encoding aromatic aminobenezylarsenical efflux permease ArsG family transporter has translation MDFLQSLLDNSSIPAITAFILGTLTAVSPCPLATNITAIGFISKDIENHHRIFINGLLYTFGRIVTYTALGFILIPILREGASMFMVQKAVSKYGEMLIAPVLIIIGIFMLDIIKLNIPKVNIGGEGLKKKTKGSWGAMLLGVLFALAFCPTSGVFYFGMLMPLAAAETGGYLLPVIYAIATGLPVILVAWILAYSVAGLGKFYNRVQIFEKWFRKIVAILFIAIGIYYAVILYL, from the coding sequence ATGGACTTTCTTCAATCACTATTAGACAATAGTTCTATTCCTGCTATTACAGCCTTTATCTTAGGGACTTTAACGGCAGTTAGCCCTTGTCCTTTGGCTACTAATATAACGGCAATAGGATTTATCAGTAAGGATATAGAGAACCATCACCGTATATTTATAAACGGATTGCTTTATACATTCGGCAGAATAGTAACTTATACAGCACTTGGTTTCATTCTTATTCCTATTCTTCGTGAGGGTGCAAGTATGTTCATGGTTCAAAAGGCAGTCAGTAAATACGGTGAAATGTTGATTGCTCCGGTTTTAATTATTATCGGAATATTCATGCTTGATATTATAAAACTGAATATACCAAAAGTCAATATTGGCGGAGAGGGTCTAAAGAAGAAAACAAAAGGCAGTTGGGGAGCTATGTTATTAGGAGTTTTATTTGCTCTCGCCTTTTGTCCTACAAGTGGGGTTTTCTATTTCGGTATGCTTATGCCCTTGGCAGCAGCAGAAACAGGCGGGTATCTTTTACCTGTAATTTATGCTATTGCTACGGGACTACCTGTAATCCTTGTTGCTTGGATATTGGCGTACAGTGTTGCCGGATTAGGCAAGTTTTATAACAGAGTACAAATCTTTGAAAAATGGTTTCGCAAAATTGTTGCCATCCTCTTTATTGCGATAGGAATTTATTATGCGGTCATTCTTTATCTATAA
- a CDS encoding nitrophenyl compound nitroreductase subunit ArsF family protein, translated as MKKLFYLLIATIVLISCGNGSKNKTETSIAKENQTNRVEVLYFHGAQRCITCRAIEANTVALLDSLYSKEQADGKIIFKVIDISKKENEQIADKYEVTWSSLFVNGWKDSKENVNNMTEFSFSNARNEPDKFKEGIKNKIDELLKTL; from the coding sequence ATGAAGAAGTTATTTTATCTACTGATTGCAACAATCGTTTTAATTTCCTGTGGTAATGGTTCAAAGAATAAAACAGAAACCAGCATAGCAAAAGAAAATCAAACTAACCGTGTTGAAGTTCTATATTTTCACGGTGCGCAACGTTGCATAACCTGCCGGGCAATAGAAGCCAATACGGTAGCTCTTTTAGATAGCCTTTATTCCAAAGAACAGGCGGACGGTAAAATCATCTTCAAGGTGATAGATATATCCAAAAAGGAAAATGAGCAAATTGCAGATAAATACGAAGTTACATGGTCGTCTTTGTTTGTGAATGGCTGGAAAGACAGTAAAGAGAATGTAAATAACATGACGGAGTTTAGTTTCTCCAATGCAAGAAATGAACCGGATAAATTTAAAGAGGGAATAAAAAACAAGATTGACGAATTACTAAAAACATTGTAA
- a CDS encoding thioredoxin family protein, whose amino-acid sequence MEIKVLGTGCSSCKALYETTKQAISELGCDATLIKEEDLLKIMEYNILSLPALVIDGKVISAGKRLSLSEVKELITK is encoded by the coding sequence ATGGAAATCAAAGTATTAGGAACTGGGTGTTCAAGCTGTAAGGCATTGTACGAAACCACAAAACAAGCTATTTCAGAACTGGGCTGCGATGCAACTCTAATTAAGGAAGAAGATTTATTAAAAATCATGGAGTATAATATTTTAAGTCTCCCGGCTTTGGTTATTGATGGTAAAGTCATATCTGCCGGAAAAAGATTATCCTTATCAGAAGTGAAAGAATTGATAACTAAATAA
- a CDS encoding ArsR/SmtB family transcription factor, whose protein sequence is MKTKQYTEEQEQMARFAKAMGHPARMAILSFLAKQESCFFGDIHEVLPIAKATVSQHLKELKDAGLIQGEIETPKVRYCINRENWELARKLFAAFLGDCKCTGTSCCG, encoded by the coding sequence GTGAAAACTAAGCAGTACACAGAGGAACAGGAACAGATGGCTCGTTTTGCTAAAGCTATGGGTCACCCGGCACGAATGGCAATTCTTAGTTTCTTAGCTAAACAAGAAAGTTGTTTCTTCGGAGATATTCACGAAGTACTACCCATTGCTAAAGCAACCGTTTCGCAGCATTTAAAAGAACTGAAAGATGCAGGGTTAATTCAGGGGGAAATAGAAACACCAAAAGTTCGGTATTGTATCAACCGAGAGAATTGGGAACTTGCCCGTAAATTATTTGCTGCATTTTTGGGTGATTGTAAATGTACGGGTACATCGTGCTGTGGATAA
- a CDS encoding beta-ketoacyl-ACP synthase III, with amino-acid sequence MDKINAVITGVGGYVPDYVLTNDEISKMVDTTDEWIMGRIGIKERHILNEEGLGTSYMARKAAKQLMQRTKSRPDDIDLVIVATTTSDYRFPSTASILCERLGLKNAFAFDMQAVCSGFLYAMETGANFIRSGKYKKIIIVGADKMSSVIDYTDRATCPIFGDGAAAFMLEPTTEEVGIMDSVLRTDGKGLPFLHIKAGGSVCPPSYYSLDHHLHYIYQEGRTVFKYAVANMSDSCEAIIARNHLTKEEVDWVIPHQANQRIITAVAQRLEVPSEKVMVNIERYGNTSAGTLPLCIWDFEKKLKKGDNLIFTAFGAGFAWGAVYVKWGYDPKEDA; translated from the coding sequence ATGGATAAAATAAATGCGGTAATTACTGGGGTCGGGGGATATGTGCCCGATTATGTGCTGACTAATGATGAAATTTCTAAAATGGTGGATACCACCGACGAATGGATCATGGGGCGTATCGGCATAAAAGAACGACATATCTTGAATGAAGAGGGGCTTGGAACTTCGTATATGGCCCGTAAGGCCGCCAAGCAGTTGATGCAACGCACAAAGAGTCGTCCCGATGATATCGATCTGGTCATTGTCGCCACTACCACTTCGGACTATCGTTTTCCTTCAACGGCATCTATCTTGTGCGAAAGGCTGGGGCTGAAGAATGCTTTCGCTTTCGATATGCAGGCGGTTTGCAGCGGTTTCCTGTATGCGATGGAAACGGGAGCGAATTTTATCCGTTCGGGGAAATATAAAAAGATTATTATTGTAGGTGCTGATAAGATGTCATCCGTAATCGATTATACGGACCGTGCCACTTGCCCTATCTTTGGCGACGGTGCGGCCGCTTTTATGCTGGAACCGACTACGGAAGAGGTCGGCATCATGGATTCGGTGTTGAGAACGGATGGTAAAGGGCTGCCTTTTCTGCATATAAAAGCGGGAGGTTCCGTATGTCCTCCTTCCTATTATTCATTGGATCATCATCTGCATTATATTTATCAGGAAGGCCGCACGGTGTTCAAGTATGCCGTAGCGAATATGTCGGATTCCTGTGAAGCTATTATCGCCAGAAACCATCTGACTAAGGAAGAGGTTGACTGGGTGATTCCTCATCAGGCTAACCAGCGTATCATTACCGCTGTGGCGCAACGACTCGAAGTACCGTCCGAGAAAGTGATGGTCAACATCGAACGTTATGGCAACACCAGTGCCGGCACGCTTCCGCTCTGCATCTGGGATTTTGAGAAAAAACTGAAGAAAGGCGATAATCTGATATTTACCGCATTCGGTGCGGGATTTGCCTGGGGAGCGGTTTATGTGAAGTGGGGATATGACCCCAAAGAAGATGCGTGA
- the nuoE gene encoding NADH-quinone oxidoreductase subunit NuoE — translation MSDIKLACDVVEQVKTICDKHGNNAGELINILHEAQHLHGYLPEEMQRIIASKLRIPVSKVYGVVTFYTFFTMTPKGKHPISVCMGTACYVRGSEKLLEEFKRVLGIEVGETTPDGKYSLDCLRCVGACGLAPVVMIGEKVYGRLQPVDVKKIIEELE, via the coding sequence ATGTCAGATATCAAACTAGCCTGCGATGTGGTGGAACAAGTCAAGACGATTTGCGACAAGCACGGGAACAATGCGGGCGAATTAATCAATATTTTGCATGAAGCGCAACATCTGCACGGCTATCTGCCCGAAGAGATGCAACGGATCATAGCCTCCAAACTCAGAATCCCCGTGTCGAAAGTCTACGGAGTTGTGACATTCTACACCTTCTTTACGATGACTCCCAAAGGAAAGCATCCGATTTCCGTCTGCATGGGCACGGCGTGCTACGTACGTGGTTCGGAGAAGTTGCTGGAAGAGTTCAAGCGGGTACTCGGCATCGAAGTCGGAGAAACCACCCCCGACGGAAAGTATTCGCTGGATTGCCTGCGCTGCGTAGGCGCCTGCGGACTGGCTCCGGTAGTGATGATCGGCGAAAAGGTGTACGGACGACTGCAACCGGTGGATGTAAAGAAGATTATCGAGGAACTGGAATAA
- a CDS encoding NADH-dependent [FeFe] hydrogenase, group A6 — translation MEEKQITLQIDGHFITVPEGSTILEAACKIGINIPTLCHIDLKGTCIKNNPASCRICVVEVAGRRNLAPACATRCTEGMVVKTSTLRVMNARKVVAELILSDHPNDCLTCPKCGNCELQTLALRFNIREMPFNGGELSPRKREVTSSIVRNMDKCIFCRRCESVCNDVQTVGALGAIRRGFNTTIAPAFDRMMKDSECTYCGQCVAVCPVGALTERDYTNRLLDDLADPDKIVIVQTAPAVRAALGEEFGLPPGTLVTGKMVYALRELGFDYVFDTDFAADLTIMEEGSEILNRLTRYLDGDKSVRLPILTSCCPAWVNFFEHHFPDMLDIPSTARSPQQMFGSIAKSYWAEKMGIPREKLVVVSIMPCLAKKYECDRDEFKVNGVPDVDYSISTRELARLIKRANIGFTLVLDSPFDNPMGESTGAGVIFGTTGGVMEAALRSVYEIYTGQPLKNVNFEQVRGLSGVRRATIDLNGFELKVGIAHGLGNARHLLEDIRNGHNEYHVIEIMACPGGCIGGGGQPLHHGNSDVLYARANALYREDANKPLRKSHDNPYIQKLYEEYLGKPLGEKSEMLLHTHYFNKSID, via the coding sequence ATGGAAGAAAAACAAATTACCCTCCAGATAGACGGTCACTTTATCACCGTACCCGAAGGAAGCACGATCCTCGAAGCCGCCTGCAAAATCGGCATCAACATACCTACGCTGTGTCACATCGACCTGAAAGGAACCTGTATCAAGAACAATCCCGCTTCCTGCCGCATCTGTGTAGTCGAAGTGGCAGGACGCCGCAATCTGGCTCCCGCCTGCGCTACCCGTTGCACGGAAGGGATGGTGGTGAAAACCAGTACCCTACGCGTGATGAACGCCCGGAAAGTGGTAGCCGAACTGATCCTGTCCGATCATCCCAACGACTGTCTCACCTGTCCCAAATGCGGCAACTGTGAACTCCAGACACTGGCACTGCGTTTCAACATCCGTGAAATGCCGTTCAACGGCGGCGAACTTTCTCCCCGCAAACGGGAAGTGACCTCCTCCATTGTGCGCAACATGGACAAGTGTATCTTCTGCCGCCGATGCGAAAGCGTCTGCAACGATGTACAGACAGTCGGCGCACTGGGAGCCATCCGCCGCGGATTCAACACAACGATAGCCCCTGCCTTCGACAGAATGATGAAAGACAGCGAATGTACCTACTGCGGTCAATGCGTAGCCGTATGTCCGGTAGGCGCACTGACCGAACGGGATTACACCAACCGCCTTCTGGACGATTTGGCCGACCCCGATAAGATCGTAATTGTCCAGACTGCCCCCGCCGTACGTGCCGCCCTGGGAGAAGAATTCGGCTTGCCTCCCGGCACACTGGTAACCGGAAAAATGGTTTACGCCCTCCGCGAACTGGGTTTCGACTATGTATTCGATACCGACTTTGCCGCCGACCTCACCATCATGGAAGAAGGTTCCGAAATCCTGAACCGACTGACACGCTATCTGGACGGAGATAAATCCGTCCGGCTTCCGATCCTGACTTCCTGCTGCCCGGCTTGGGTAAACTTCTTCGAGCACCACTTCCCGGATATGCTGGATATCCCTTCTACCGCCCGTTCTCCGCAACAGATGTTCGGCTCCATCGCCAAGTCTTACTGGGCAGAGAAAATGGGAATTCCCCGCGAAAAGCTGGTAGTCGTCTCCATCATGCCCTGCCTAGCCAAGAAATATGAATGTGACCGCGACGAGTTCAAAGTAAACGGTGTCCCCGACGTCGATTACTCCATCTCCACCCGCGAACTGGCACGCCTGATAAAGCGAGCCAACATCGGCTTTACCCTCGTGCTGGACAGCCCGTTCGACAACCCTATGGGAGAATCGACCGGCGCCGGTGTCATCTTCGGTACGACGGGTGGTGTCATGGAAGCCGCCCTGCGCTCCGTTTATGAAATCTACACCGGACAGCCGCTGAAGAATGTCAACTTTGAACAGGTACGCGGACTGAGCGGTGTCCGGCGCGCCACCATCGACCTGAACGGATTTGAACTGAAAGTAGGCATCGCACACGGACTAGGCAACGCAAGGCACTTACTAGAAGATATACGAAACGGACATAATGAATATCATGTCATCGAAATCATGGCATGCCCCGGCGGCTGCATCGGAGGTGGCGGGCAACCGTTGCATCACGGCAACTCGGACGTTCTCTACGCCCGTGCCAACGCCCTTTACCGGGAAGATGCCAACAAACCTTTGCGCAAATCTCACGACAACCCGTATATTCAGAAACTGTATGAAGAATACCTCGGCAAACCGCTGGGTGAGAAATCGGAAATGCTCTTGCACACGCATTATTTCAACAAATCGATTGATTAA
- the nuoF gene encoding NADH-quinone oxidoreductase subunit NuoF — MKILSIHDLQIIRKRAEHHLSLREESNEKVSEKCCGLASGTTHLQILICGGTGCKASSSQGITENLQKAIERNGITDKVDVITVGCFGFCEKGPIVKIIPDNTFYTQVTPEDAEEIISEHIIGGRRIERLLYIDPKTEQTVSDSKHMDFYRKQLRIALRNCGFIDSENIEEYIAREGYFALADCLLNKQPADVIDIIKRSGLRGRGGGGFPTGLKWEFASKQVSNVKYVVCNADEGDPGAFMDRSIMEGDPHSIVEAMCICGYSIGSSKGLVYIRAEYPLAINRLKKAIEQAREYGLLGDHILGTDFSFDIEIRYGAGAFVCGEETALIHSMEGKRGEPTLKPPFPAESGYLGKPTNVNNVETLANIPIILTKGAEWFASIGTERSKGTKVFALAGKINNVGLIEVPMGTTLREVIYEIGGGIKGGKKFKAVQTGGPSGGCLTEKHLDTPIDFDNLLAAGSMMGSGGMIVMDEDDCMVSVARFYLDFTVEESCGKCTPCRIGNKRLLELLNKITEGRGTEKDLDTLATLGRVIKDTALCGLGQTSPNPVLSTLDNFRDEYLEHVRDKTCRAKQCKSLLTYTINPELCIGCHLCAKNCPADAISGLVRKPHVIHPEKCIKCGMCMARCKFKAILVC, encoded by the coding sequence ATGAAAATACTATCTATCCATGATTTGCAAATAATCAGGAAGAGAGCGGAGCACCATCTTTCATTGCGCGAAGAAAGTAATGAAAAGGTTTCCGAAAAATGTTGCGGGCTGGCGTCCGGAACAACACACCTCCAGATTCTTATTTGCGGAGGTACCGGTTGTAAAGCCTCTTCCAGTCAGGGCATCACTGAAAATCTTCAAAAAGCCATCGAAAGAAACGGGATTACCGACAAAGTAGACGTCATCACAGTAGGCTGCTTCGGCTTCTGCGAAAAGGGCCCCATCGTAAAGATCATTCCTGACAATACGTTCTATACCCAAGTCACTCCCGAAGATGCGGAGGAAATCATCAGCGAACACATCATCGGAGGACGAAGAATCGAACGGCTGCTCTACATAGACCCGAAGACCGAACAAACTGTCAGTGACTCCAAACACATGGACTTCTACCGGAAACAACTCCGCATCGCCTTGCGCAACTGCGGATTCATCGACTCCGAAAATATAGAAGAATACATCGCCCGTGAAGGATACTTCGCACTGGCCGACTGCCTTCTCAACAAACAGCCTGCCGACGTCATCGACATCATCAAACGCTCCGGACTGCGGGGACGTGGCGGTGGCGGTTTCCCCACCGGCTTGAAATGGGAATTTGCCAGTAAGCAGGTATCGAACGTAAAGTACGTTGTCTGCAACGCCGACGAAGGCGACCCCGGCGCCTTCATGGACCGCTCCATCATGGAAGGCGACCCGCACTCTATTGTAGAAGCGATGTGCATCTGCGGTTACTCCATCGGTTCCTCCAAAGGACTGGTCTACATCCGCGCCGAATATCCGCTGGCCATCAACCGCCTCAAAAAAGCGATTGAGCAAGCCCGTGAATACGGATTACTGGGGGACCACATCCTGGGGACAGATTTCAGCTTCGACATAGAGATCCGTTACGGAGCAGGCGCATTCGTCTGCGGCGAGGAAACCGCCCTCATCCACTCGATGGAAGGAAAACGGGGAGAGCCGACCCTGAAACCTCCTTTCCCCGCCGAATCCGGTTATCTGGGCAAACCGACCAATGTGAACAATGTGGAAACCCTCGCCAATATTCCCATTATCCTGACCAAAGGCGCCGAATGGTTCGCCTCCATCGGAACAGAACGCTCCAAAGGCACCAAAGTCTTCGCTCTTGCCGGAAAGATCAACAATGTCGGACTGATCGAAGTACCGATGGGAACTACCCTGCGGGAAGTAATCTACGAAATCGGCGGAGGCATCAAGGGAGGAAAGAAATTCAAAGCCGTACAGACAGGCGGTCCGTCAGGGGGCTGTCTGACGGAGAAACATCTGGATACTCCCATTGACTTCGACAACCTGCTGGCAGCCGGTTCCATGATGGGATCGGGAGGCATGATCGTGATGGACGAAGATGACTGTATGGTATCCGTCGCCCGTTTCTATCTCGACTTTACCGTCGAAGAATCCTGCGGTAAATGTACCCCATGCCGTATCGGCAACAAACGCCTGCTGGAACTGCTGAACAAGATAACGGAAGGACGGGGCACGGAAAAAGACCTGGACACGCTTGCCACCCTCGGACGGGTGATAAAAGACACGGCACTCTGCGGACTGGGACAGACGTCCCCGAATCCGGTGTTGTCTACCCTCGACAACTTCCGTGACGAATATCTGGAACATGTCAGAGACAAGACCTGCCGCGCCAAACAATGCAAGTCCCTGCTGACCTATACCATTAATCCGGAACTTTGTATCGGTTGCCACCTGTGTGCCAAGAATTGTCCGGCGGATGCCATCAGCGGCTTGGTACGCAAACCTCATGTCATCCACCCCGAGAAATGTATCAAGTGCGGCATGTGTATGGCACGCTGTAAATTCAAAGCTATTCTTGTCTGTTAA